In Xanthomonas theicola, a single genomic region encodes these proteins:
- the tmk gene encoding dTMP kinase codes for MSEAVLRHHRFVSLEGGEGVGKTTAINAIGDWLQAQGHDVLLTREPGGTPLAERIRELLLNNAPSLQPAEPLAAETELLLVFAARAQHVREVIRPALQRGAYVVSDRFTDSSYAYQGEGRGLDRAWIADLERRAVGLQPGLTLLLDLDVRIGRARTSGRDLWPDRIESEQDDFFQRVRAGFRQRAAQDPQRFRTIDASQPPQAVAHDVAAALAAWVQQECTP; via the coding sequence ATGAGCGAGGCCGTGTTGCGCCACCATCGCTTCGTCAGCCTGGAAGGCGGCGAAGGCGTCGGCAAGACCACCGCGATCAACGCGATCGGCGACTGGCTGCAGGCGCAGGGCCACGACGTGCTGCTGACCCGCGAACCCGGCGGCACGCCGCTGGCCGAACGCATCCGCGAACTGCTGCTCAACAACGCGCCGTCGCTGCAGCCGGCCGAGCCGCTGGCCGCCGAGACCGAACTGCTGCTGGTGTTCGCCGCGCGCGCCCAGCACGTGCGCGAGGTGATCCGCCCGGCGCTGCAGCGCGGCGCCTACGTGGTCAGCGACCGCTTCACCGATTCCAGCTATGCCTACCAGGGCGAGGGCCGCGGCCTGGACCGCGCCTGGATCGCCGACCTGGAGCGGCGCGCGGTCGGCCTGCAGCCGGGCCTGACCCTGCTGCTGGACCTGGACGTGCGCATCGGCCGCGCCCGCACCAGCGGCCGCGACCTGTGGCCGGACCGGATCGAGAGCGAACAGGACGATTTCTTCCAGCGCGTGCGTGCCGGCTTCCGCCAGCGCGCCGCGCAGGATCCGCAGCGCTTTCGCACCATCGACGCCAGCCAGCCGCCGCAGGCGGTGGCCCACGACGTCGCCGCGGCGCTGGCGGCGTGGGTGCAGCAGGAGTGCACGCCATGA
- the mltG gene encoding endolytic transglycosylase MltG produces MLVAALLALALLVAAAGAWWWQGYQAFADQPLQPSQPSVEVARGDSFTGLLHKLRVAGVAQGSELQWQLLARQLDAAGKLKVGEYALQPALSPRELLIRMRKGQVIHYRFTIVEGWNIRQLRSALNAATPLRHVTTDLSDSELMARLGRPGQHPEGRFLPETYLYQRQDSDLDLLQRAHAAMDKALAEAWAARATDLPLQSPEQALVLASIVEKETGLAAERPQIAGVFVRRLQQGMKLQTDPTVIYGIGSAYDGNIRKRDLETDTPYNTYTRSGLPPTPIAMPGRDALRAATTPAPGDSLYFVAVGDGSGAHVFSASYAEHSAAVARYLQRLRQARNGAAVTP; encoded by the coding sequence ATGCTGGTGGCGGCGCTGCTGGCGCTTGCGCTGCTGGTCGCCGCCGCCGGCGCGTGGTGGTGGCAGGGCTACCAGGCCTTCGCCGACCAGCCGCTGCAGCCGTCCCAGCCCAGCGTGGAGGTGGCGCGCGGCGATTCGTTCACCGGCCTGCTGCACAAGCTGCGCGTGGCCGGGGTGGCGCAGGGCAGCGAGCTGCAATGGCAACTGCTGGCGCGCCAGCTCGACGCTGCCGGCAAGCTCAAGGTCGGCGAATACGCGCTGCAGCCGGCGCTGAGTCCGCGCGAGCTGCTGATCCGCATGCGCAAGGGCCAGGTGATCCACTACCGGTTCACCATCGTCGAGGGCTGGAACATCCGCCAGTTGCGTTCGGCGCTGAACGCGGCCACGCCGCTGCGCCACGTCACCACCGACCTTAGCGACAGTGAACTGATGGCCAGGCTTGGCCGGCCCGGGCAGCACCCGGAAGGCCGTTTCCTGCCGGAGACCTATCTGTACCAGCGCCAGGACAGCGACTTGGATCTGTTGCAGCGTGCGCATGCGGCGATGGACAAGGCGCTGGCCGAGGCCTGGGCCGCGCGTGCCACAGACCTGCCGCTGCAATCGCCGGAGCAGGCGCTGGTCCTGGCCTCGATCGTGGAGAAGGAAACCGGCCTGGCCGCCGAGCGGCCGCAGATCGCCGGCGTGTTCGTGCGCCGCCTGCAACAGGGCATGAAGCTGCAGACCGATCCGACCGTGATCTACGGCATCGGCAGCGCCTACGACGGCAACATCCGCAAGCGCGACCTGGAGACCGATACGCCGTACAACACCTACACCCGCAGCGGCCTGCCGCCGACCCCGATCGCCATGCCCGGCCGCGACGCGCTGCGCGCGGCGACCACCCCGGCGCCTGGCGACAGCCTGTACTTCGTCGCGGTTGGCGACGGCAGCGGCGCGCACGTGTTTTCCGCCAGCTACGCCGAGCACAGCGCGGCGGTGGCGCGCTACCTGCAGCGGCTGCGCCAGGCGCGCAACGGCGCGGCGGTGACGCCATGA
- a CDS encoding aminodeoxychorismate synthase component I — protein MLRTVPLPANTDLLALHRLAPQRYPLLLESAASGTAQGRWDLLLIAGGEGLRLDHDGVTRDLRGATVAGDFLAALDAQWQAERCARAGPRWPFRGGWALLLDYELAAQVEPVLQLPQGPAAAPTALALRCPAAVLRDHVSGECVALAETAHAALLDALRADLQAVPAAAPLPAWTAPLAIEEDPPPRFVDGVRRILDYLRAGDVFQVNLSRRWSARFAAALDPAALYAQLRRANPAPFAGLFAGHGRAVVSSSPERLVSVRGDVVQTRPIAGTRPRAPGDDEAARIRELVGHPKERAEHVMLIDLERNDLGRVCAPGSVEVDELMTVESYAHVHHIVSNVRGRLRAGVSPGEVIRATFPGGTITGCPKVRCMQIIAELEQVPRGAYTGAFGWLNRDGDMDLNILIRTAEVEGAQAHFRTGAGIVADSQPERELDETQAKARGLLRALEP, from the coding sequence ATGCTGCGTACCGTTCCCCTGCCGGCCAATACCGATCTGCTGGCGCTGCACCGCCTGGCGCCGCAGCGCTATCCGTTGCTGCTGGAATCGGCTGCGTCGGGCACCGCACAGGGTCGTTGGGACCTGCTGCTGATCGCCGGCGGCGAGGGTCTGCGCCTGGACCACGATGGCGTCACCCGCGATTTGCGGGGTGCCACGGTCGCCGGCGATTTCCTGGCCGCGCTGGACGCGCAATGGCAGGCCGAACGCTGTGCGCGCGCCGGGCCGCGCTGGCCGTTCCGCGGCGGTTGGGCGCTGCTGCTGGATTACGAACTGGCGGCGCAGGTGGAACCGGTGCTGCAGTTGCCGCAGGGGCCGGCGGCGGCACCGACGGCGCTGGCGCTGCGTTGCCCGGCCGCGGTGCTGCGCGACCACGTCAGCGGCGAGTGCGTGGCGCTGGCCGAAACCGCGCATGCGGCGCTGCTGGACGCGTTGCGCGCCGACTTGCAGGCGGTGCCCGCCGCCGCGCCGCTGCCGGCCTGGACCGCGCCGCTGGCCATCGAGGAAGACCCGCCGCCGCGCTTCGTCGACGGCGTGCGCCGCATCCTCGACTATCTGCGCGCCGGCGACGTGTTCCAGGTCAACCTGTCGCGGCGCTGGTCGGCGCGCTTCGCCGCGGCCCTGGACCCGGCCGCGCTGTACGCGCAGCTGCGCCGGGCCAATCCGGCGCCGTTCGCCGGCCTGTTCGCCGGCCATGGTCGCGCCGTGGTCAGTTCCTCGCCGGAACGGCTGGTGTCGGTGCGCGGCGACGTGGTCCAGACCCGGCCGATCGCCGGCACCCGCCCGCGCGCGCCCGGCGACGACGAGGCCGCGCGCATCCGCGAGCTGGTCGGGCATCCGAAGGAGCGCGCCGAGCACGTGATGCTGATCGACCTGGAGCGCAACGACCTGGGCCGGGTGTGTGCGCCGGGCAGCGTCGAGGTCGATGAGCTGATGACGGTGGAGAGCTACGCCCACGTGCACCACATCGTCAGCAACGTGCGCGGACGGCTGCGCGCGGGCGTCAGCCCCGGCGAGGTGATCCGCGCCACCTTTCCTGGCGGCACCATCACCGGCTGTCCCAAGGTGCGCTGCATGCAGATCATCGCCGAGCTGGAGCAGGTGCCGCGCGGCGCCTACACCGGCGCGTTCGGCTGGCTCAACCGCGACGGCGACATGGACCTGAACATCCTGATCCGCACCGCCGAGGTGGAGGGCGCACAGGCGCATTTCCGCACCGGCGCCGGCATCGTGGCCGATTCGCAGCCTGAGCGCGAACTCGACGAGACCCAGGCCAAGGCGCGCGGCCTGCTGCGCGCGCTGGAACCGTGA
- the fabF gene encoding beta-ketoacyl-ACP synthase II, producing MSRRVVVTGMGLVSPLGNDLASSWEGIVNGRSGIGPITQIDASQFTTRIAGEIKDFDPTKFVSSKDARKMDSFIHYGVGASFMALDDCGLEIDERNADRIGAILGSGIGGLLGIEEQTIKFHEGGARKISPFYVPCTIINMLPGQVSLLKGLKGPTFSAVSACATSNHSIGTALRMIQHGDANVMLAGGAERGSSPTSVGGFCSMKAMSTRNDDPAAASRPWDKGRDGFVLGDGAGVLVLEEYEHAKARGARIYAELVGFGASSDAFHMTAPSEDGEGAARSMLAAIKDAKLNPEQIDYLNAHGTSTPLGDLAETLAMKRALGDHAYKTMVSSTKSMTGHLLGAAGGAEAIFSVMALHTGIIPPTINLEEPSEGCDLDYVPNVAREKKIDVAMSNGFGFGGTNGTLVFKRL from the coding sequence ATGAGCCGTCGCGTCGTCGTAACCGGCATGGGCCTGGTGTCGCCGTTGGGCAATGACCTGGCCAGCAGTTGGGAAGGAATCGTCAACGGACGTTCCGGCATCGGCCCGATCACCCAGATCGATGCGTCGCAGTTCACCACCAGGATCGCCGGCGAGATCAAGGATTTCGACCCGACCAAGTTCGTGTCCAGCAAGGACGCCAGGAAGATGGACTCGTTCATCCACTACGGCGTCGGCGCCTCGTTCATGGCGCTGGACGATTGCGGCCTGGAGATCGACGAGCGCAACGCCGACCGCATCGGCGCGATCCTCGGCTCCGGCATCGGCGGCCTGCTCGGCATCGAGGAGCAGACCATCAAGTTCCACGAGGGCGGCGCACGCAAGATCTCGCCGTTCTACGTTCCCTGCACCATCATCAACATGCTGCCGGGGCAGGTGAGCCTGCTGAAGGGCCTGAAGGGTCCGACCTTCTCGGCGGTCTCGGCCTGCGCCACCTCCAACCATTCGATCGGCACCGCGCTGCGCATGATCCAGCACGGCGATGCCAACGTGATGCTGGCCGGCGGCGCCGAGCGCGGCTCCTCGCCGACCTCGGTCGGCGGCTTCTGCTCGATGAAGGCGATGTCCACCCGCAACGACGATCCCGCCGCCGCCTCGCGGCCGTGGGACAAGGGCCGCGACGGCTTCGTGCTCGGCGACGGCGCCGGCGTGCTGGTGCTGGAAGAGTACGAACACGCCAAGGCGCGCGGCGCGCGTATCTATGCCGAACTGGTCGGCTTCGGCGCCAGCTCCGACGCGTTCCACATGACCGCTCCGAGCGAGGACGGCGAAGGCGCCGCGCGCAGCATGCTGGCGGCGATCAAGGACGCCAAGCTCAATCCCGAGCAGATCGACTACCTCAACGCGCACGGCACCTCCACGCCGCTGGGCGACCTGGCCGAGACCCTGGCGATGAAGCGCGCGCTGGGCGACCACGCCTACAAGACCATGGTCAGCTCGACCAAGTCGATGACCGGGCACCTGCTCGGCGCGGCCGGCGGCGCCGAGGCGATCTTCTCGGTGATGGCGCTGCACACCGGCATCATCCCGCCGACCATCAACCTGGAAGAGCCGAGCGAAGGCTGCGACCTGGACTACGTGCCGAACGTGGCGCGCGAAAAGAAGATCGACGTGGCGATGTCCAATGGGTTCGGCTTCGGCGGGACCAACGGCACGTTGGTGTTCAAGCGGCTTTGA
- the acpP gene encoding acyl carrier protein yields MSTIEERVKKIVVEQLGVKEEEVTNSASFVDDLGADSLDTVELVMALEEEFECEIPDEEAEKITSVQQAIDYVKAHVKS; encoded by the coding sequence ATGAGCACCATCGAAGAACGCGTCAAGAAAATCGTCGTCGAACAACTCGGCGTCAAGGAAGAAGAAGTCACCAACAGCGCATCGTTCGTCGATGACCTCGGTGCCGACTCGCTGGACACCGTCGAGCTGGTGATGGCGCTGGAAGAAGAGTTCGAGTGCGAGATTCCGGACGAAGAAGCCGAGAAGATCACCTCGGTGCAGCAGGCCATCGACTACGTCAAGGCGCACGTCAAGAGCTGA